In Hyphomicrobiales bacterium, the following are encoded in one genomic region:
- a CDS encoding sulfite reductase subunit A: protein MHMGSLLYRLDADGPDRLLRLLQQLGFSVVAPRSEDGAIVLATYETGEKLPRGLSDRQAGGHYRLVERGDGKLFDYTLGPQGFKRFLWPPHQVLWTAEKTEDGFVVTEPPLDTTRLALFAARACELDALSALDDVFDNGDYADPAYKARRENAFVVAVECTRSGDTCFCSSMNSGPGAEEGYDIALTEIFEDGAHWFLARAGSEEGAEVLTRLSPEPAPGDGESRRKTILAAVASSQQRTMRSDAEPLLKANREHPHWDDVAARCLACGNCTSVCPTCFCTTTVDHTDLTATKASRERRWDFCFTVDYSYIHGGAIRRSAKARYRQWMMHKLAFWHDQFDRSGCVGCGRCITWCPVGIDIVEETAAIAAASEGGNNG, encoded by the coding sequence ATGCACATGGGTTCTCTCCTCTATCGGCTGGATGCGGACGGGCCGGACCGGCTCCTTCGTCTCCTCCAGCAACTCGGGTTTTCGGTCGTCGCGCCACGATCGGAAGACGGGGCGATTGTCCTTGCCACATATGAAACCGGTGAGAAACTGCCGCGCGGTCTGAGCGACCGTCAGGCGGGCGGGCATTACCGCCTCGTCGAGCGCGGCGACGGCAAGCTGTTCGACTACACGCTCGGGCCGCAGGGCTTCAAACGCTTCCTGTGGCCGCCGCATCAGGTGTTGTGGACGGCGGAGAAGACCGAGGATGGCTTCGTCGTCACCGAGCCGCCGCTTGATACGACGCGGCTGGCGTTGTTCGCGGCGCGGGCCTGCGAGCTCGATGCGCTCTCCGCCCTCGACGACGTGTTCGACAATGGCGACTACGCCGACCCCGCCTACAAGGCGCGGCGCGAAAACGCCTTCGTCGTCGCGGTCGAGTGCACACGCTCGGGCGACACCTGTTTCTGTTCATCAATGAACAGCGGCCCCGGCGCCGAGGAGGGTTACGATATTGCGCTGACCGAGATCTTCGAAGATGGCGCGCACTGGTTCCTGGCGCGGGCCGGCAGCGAGGAAGGCGCCGAGGTGCTGACCAGGCTCTCGCCTGAACCGGCGCCCGGAGACGGGGAATCCCGGCGCAAGACGATCCTTGCCGCCGTCGCCTCGAGCCAGCAGCGCACGATGCGCTCCGACGCCGAGCCGCTGTTGAAGGCGAACCGGGAGCACCCGCATTGGGACGATGTTGCCGCGCGCTGCCTTGCCTGCGGTAACTGCACCTCGGTCTGTCCGACCTGCTTCTGCACCACGACGGTCGATCACACGGATCTGACCGCGACCAAAGCCAGCCGCGAGCGGCGCTGGGATTTCTGTTTTACCGTCGACTATTCCTACATTCACGGCGGGGCTATCCGCCGCTCGGCGAAGGCGCGCTACCGGCAATGGATGATGCACAAGCTGGCGTTCTGGCATGACCAGTTCGACCGATCGGGCTGTGTCGGCTGTGGGCGCTGCATCACCTGGTGTCCGGTCGGAATCGACATCGTCGAAGAGACGGCAGCAATCGCCGCGGCAAGCGAGGGAGGAAACAATGGTTGA
- a CDS encoding Crp/Fnr family transcriptional regulator: protein MVELQNMETLLKELAFFQEFDESTVALLAGCASNVVFEAGSYVARAHDEANKFFFLRHGDVALELDVPTRDPLVVETLHPGDALGWSWITAPHRWSFDARAVTLVRALAFDATCLRGKMDANHEVGYQLMRRFIPVIAKRLEGARLQLADLYAAEARS, encoded by the coding sequence ATGGTTGAGCTTCAAAACATGGAGACCCTCCTGAAGGAGCTGGCGTTCTTCCAGGAATTCGATGAGTCCACCGTCGCGCTGCTTGCCGGCTGCGCCTCCAACGTGGTGTTCGAGGCGGGGTCCTATGTGGCGCGCGCCCATGACGAGGCGAACAAGTTCTTCTTCCTGCGCCATGGCGACGTCGCGCTCGAACTCGACGTGCCGACGCGCGATCCGCTGGTGGTCGAAACGCTGCATCCGGGCGATGCGCTCGGCTGGTCGTGGATCACCGCGCCGCATCGCTGGAGCTTCGATGCCCGCGCGGTGACGCTGGTGCGCGCGCTTGCCTTCGATGCCACCTGCCTGCGCGGCAAGATGGATGCGAACCACGAGGTCGGCTACCAGTTGATGCGGCGCTTCATTCCGGTGATCGCCAAGCGCCTCGAAGGGGCGCGGCTGCAGCTCGCGGATCTTTATGCGGCCGAGGCGCGATCATAA
- a CDS encoding Ni/Fe hydrogenase subunit gamma, which produces MAGQNAAASTRHALDPMTPRPFRVINRVEETSDTVTIELVAEDGAPFAFAPGQFNMLYVFGVGESAISISGDPADPSRLVHTIRSVGKVSDALCNAGPGTVIGVRGPFGRPWPVEQATGQDVIFVAGGVGLAPLRPAIYHAINNRGRYGRVIVLYGARSPEDMLYEPLLHEWRGSFWMDVDATVDRATGGWLGRVGVVTKLIDGAAFDPTAATAMVCGPEVMMRFSVEALRQRGLRDNQIYVSMERSMKCALGFCGHCQWGGAFVCRDGPVFRHDEIADLNQVREL; this is translated from the coding sequence ATGGCTGGGCAAAACGCGGCGGCGAGCACCCGCCATGCCCTCGACCCGATGACGCCGCGCCCGTTCCGGGTGATCAATCGCGTCGAGGAAACATCCGATACGGTCACGATAGAACTCGTCGCGGAGGACGGTGCGCCGTTCGCTTTCGCACCGGGCCAGTTCAACATGCTTTACGTGTTCGGCGTCGGCGAGTCGGCGATCTCGATCTCCGGCGATCCGGCCGATCCGAGCCGGCTCGTGCACACCATCCGCTCCGTCGGCAAGGTGTCGGATGCGCTGTGCAATGCCGGTCCCGGCACTGTGATCGGCGTGCGCGGTCCGTTCGGGCGGCCCTGGCCGGTCGAACAGGCGACCGGGCAGGACGTCATCTTCGTCGCCGGCGGCGTCGGTCTCGCACCGCTGCGGCCTGCCATCTACCACGCGATCAACAATCGCGGTCGCTATGGCCGGGTGATCGTGCTCTACGGTGCGCGTTCGCCGGAAGACATGCTCTACGAACCGCTGCTGCATGAATGGCGCGGTTCGTTCTGGATGGACGTGGACGCGACCGTCGATAGGGCGACCGGCGGCTGGCTCGGCCGGGTCGGCGTTGTCACCAAGCTGATCGATGGGGCGGCGTTCGATCCGACGGCGGCGACCGCGATGGTCTGCGGCCCGGAAGTGATGATGCGGTTCTCGGTCGAGGCGCTGCGGCAGCGCGGTCTGCGCGACAACCAGATCTACGTGTCGATGGAACGCAGCATGAAATGCGCGCTCGGCTTCTGTGGCCACTGTCAGTGGGGCGGGGCCTTCGTGTGCCGCGACGGGCCGGTGTTCCGGCACGACGAGATTGCCGACCTCAACCAGGTGCGGGAGTTGTGA
- a CDS encoding oxidoreductase, whose product MTDKPKLAVWKFSSCDGCQLSLLDCEDELLPVAETIEIAEFLEATRAQVDGPYDVSLVEGSISNLHDLERLQRIREQSAVVIAIGACATAGGIQALRNGRDVGEFVRTVYAHPEYIDTLANSTPIADHITVDFELRGCPINKHQLLEVISAFLAGRQPLTPAHSECIECKMRGTVCVMVAKGEPCLGPVTHTGCGNLCPSSNRGCYGCFGPKETPNTASLADRFATGCGVEERRLAEMFRGFTAGAEAFAREAERHDRS is encoded by the coding sequence ATGACCGACAAGCCGAAACTGGCGGTATGGAAGTTCTCCTCCTGCGATGGCTGTCAGCTCAGCCTGCTCGACTGCGAGGACGAGTTGCTGCCGGTCGCCGAAACCATCGAGATCGCCGAGTTCCTCGAGGCGACGCGGGCGCAGGTTGATGGCCCCTATGACGTTTCGCTGGTCGAGGGATCGATCTCCAATCTGCACGACCTCGAGCGGCTGCAGCGTATCCGCGAGCAGTCGGCGGTGGTGATCGCAATCGGGGCTTGCGCGACGGCGGGTGGCATTCAGGCGCTGCGCAATGGGCGCGATGTCGGCGAGTTCGTGCGCACCGTCTACGCGCACCCGGAATATATCGACACGCTGGCCAATTCGACGCCGATCGCCGACCACATCACGGTCGATTTCGAACTGCGCGGCTGTCCGATCAACAAGCATCAGCTGCTCGAGGTGATCTCGGCCTTCCTTGCCGGCCGCCAGCCGCTGACGCCGGCGCATTCGGAATGCATCGAATGCAAGATGCGCGGCACGGTCTGCGTGATGGTCGCCAAGGGCGAACCCTGCCTCGGTCCGGTCACCCATACCGGCTGCGGCAATCTCTGCCCGAGCTCCAACCGGGGCTGCTATGGCTGCTTCGGGCCGAAGGAGACGCCGAATACGGCAAGCCTCGCCGACCGCTTTGCCACCGGCTGCGGCGTCGAGGAGCGGCGGCTTGCGGAAATGTTCCGCGGCTTTACCGCGGGTGCCGAAGCCTTTGCCAGGGAGGCCGAACGCCATGACCGGTCATGA
- a CDS encoding Ni/Fe hydrogenase subunit alpha, with protein sequence MTGHEIRNPAVDGPGRVIKVDALARVEGEGALYVRVKDDVIEDIKFRIFEPPRFFEALLRGRPYSDAPDITARICGICPIAYMLGASKAMEDALGVTVDGVLEDLRRLIYCGEWIESHVLHAAMLHAPDFLKMPDAFAFARQNADAVKAALRLKKLGNTILETVGGRAIHPVNLKVGGFYSAPKKRDIRALIPELEFGLEASAMLARAFAGFDFPDFTYDYTCVSMRHPSEYPLQAGDLVSNRGLDIKVQAFPEHFFEEHVAHSNALHGRMRDGSAYLVGPNARYNNNFAQLSSASQGLAREIGLGATVDNPFLSILVRMVETYYACEEALRIAKSYEVPDEPSVAIEPRAGKGAGVTEAPRGICWHEYELDDEGRILNAVIVPPTSQNQPQIETDLAGVVGANLDLDDEALKWRCEQTIRNYDPCISCATHFLDLTIERE encoded by the coding sequence ATGACCGGTCATGAAATCCGCAATCCGGCGGTCGACGGGCCGGGCCGGGTGATCAAGGTCGATGCGCTGGCGCGCGTCGAGGGCGAGGGCGCGCTCTATGTCCGCGTCAAGGACGACGTCATCGAGGACATCAAGTTCCGCATCTTCGAGCCGCCGCGGTTCTTCGAGGCCCTGTTGCGCGGCCGGCCCTATTCGGATGCGCCGGACATAACCGCGCGCATCTGCGGTATCTGCCCGATCGCGTATATGCTCGGCGCCTCGAAGGCGATGGAGGACGCGCTCGGCGTCACCGTCGACGGGGTGCTGGAGGATTTGCGGCGGCTGATCTATTGCGGCGAGTGGATCGAAAGCCATGTGCTGCACGCGGCGATGCTGCACGCGCCGGACTTCCTCAAGATGCCGGACGCGTTTGCCTTTGCGCGACAGAACGCGGATGCCGTCAAGGCTGCACTGCGGCTGAAGAAGCTCGGAAACACGATCCTCGAGACGGTTGGCGGGCGGGCGATCCACCCGGTCAATCTGAAGGTCGGCGGCTTCTATTCGGCGCCGAAGAAGCGCGATATCCGCGCGCTGATCCCGGAGCTTGAATTCGGGCTCGAAGCGTCGGCCATGCTGGCGCGCGCTTTTGCCGGGTTCGACTTTCCGGACTTCACCTACGACTACACCTGCGTGTCGATGCGCCACCCGTCCGAGTATCCGCTGCAGGCCGGCGATCTCGTCTCCAATCGCGGGCTCGACATCAAGGTGCAAGCGTTCCCGGAGCATTTCTTCGAGGAGCATGTGGCGCATTCGAACGCGCTGCACGGGCGGATGCGCGATGGCTCGGCCTATCTGGTCGGTCCGAACGCGCGCTACAACAACAATTTCGCCCAGCTGTCATCGGCCTCGCAGGGGCTGGCGCGGGAGATCGGGCTCGGCGCGACGGTCGACAATCCGTTCCTGTCGATCCTTGTTCGCATGGTCGAGACCTATTACGCCTGCGAAGAAGCGCTGCGCATCGCCAAGTCCTATGAAGTGCCGGACGAGCCGAGCGTTGCCATCGAGCCGCGGGCCGGCAAGGGCGCCGGCGTGACGGAAGCGCCACGCGGCATCTGCTGGCACGAATACGAACTCGACGATGAGGGTCGCATCCTCAACGCGGTGATCGTGCCGCCGACCTCGCAGAACCAGCCGCAGATCGAGACCGATCTCGCCGGCGTGGTCGGCGCCAATCTCGATCTCGACGACGAGGCGCTGAAATGGCGCTGCGAGCAGACGATCCGCAATTACGATCCGTGCATCTCTTGCGCGACGCATTTCCTCGATCTCACCATCGAGCGGGAATGA